TCCTCGACGAGCTTCCCGATCGCCGAGCGGACGGTGAGCCGCGAGACGCCGTAGCGCTGCGCGAGCTCTCGCTCGGACGGGATCGGCGAGCCCGGCGGAAGCTCGCGCTCCACCGAGCGGCGCAGGATCTCCCGCAGCTGGGCGTGCTTCGGGGTCGGCCCGTTCACCACGACGTCCTCGGGCCCGGACGGCGGGACATGCGCGGCCGCGCTCATCGGCGTCACCCCTCCCTCACTCGCAGTGCACCGGGACCGGTGCTCGCGTCCGCGCCGGAAGATTGGTACGTTCCGGTCTAGACCAATGTTCTGATGGGGCAGGATGCTCCGCAGTGCGAGCGGGTGTCAACCACCGTTACGCGTTCGTGCCCGGCCGAGGCAGGCAAGGCGGCAAACGGCGTAGTAAGGGTGGTGCCCACCACCTGGTCCAGGTAGAAAGCAACGGGATACGAGGAGGCCGCGATGGCGGACGACAGGCCGGAAAAGATTCTCGCGGCGCTCGGCGGCGCGGACAACGTCGTGGAGATCGAGGGCTGCATCACGCGGCTGCGCTGCGAACTCGAGGACGTGTCCGTCGTGGACGAAGCGGCGCTGAAGGCCGCCGGCGCGATGGGCGTCGTGAAGATGGGCACCGCTGTCCAGGTCATCGTCGGGCCGGAGGCGGACACCATCGCGAGCGACATCGAGGACTTGATGTGAGCCTGCCGATCCTGAGCCCGGTCGCGGGCGAGGTCGTCGCGATCTCCGAGGTCCCCGACCTGGTGTTCGCGGAGGCGATGGTGGGCCCGGGCATCGCGGTCAAGCCGGCCGGCGGCCCTGCGGACGCGGTCGCGCCGGTGGACGGCACCGTCGTGACGCTGCACCCGCACGCCTACGTGGTGGCCACCGAGGACGGCCGCGCCGTGCTCGTGCACCTCGGCATCGACACCGTGAAGGAAAAGGGCGAGGGGTTCACGCTGCACGTCGTCAAGGGCGAGCAGGTGCGGGCCGGCCAGCCGATCGTCGGCTGGGACCCGGACGCGGTCGCCGCCAAGGGCTACTCGCCGATCGTCCCGGTCATCGGGCTCGACGCCTCGGCCGACGTGCTCGCCGGTCTCGAAACCGGCCGCACCGTAGCCGCCGGCGACGAGCTGTTCACCTGGAACGACTGACCCCGGCTGCCCTTTGTGGACGGTGAACGTCCACAAAGGGCGGTCCGGTCAGGCAGTGACCACTTCTCCGTTCTGGACCTTCACCGCCACTTTGGCCAGCGGCTGGCTGGCCGGCCCGTGCTTCACCGCGCCGGTCAGCGCGTCGAACACCGAGCCGTGGCACGGGCAGTCCGCCTGGCCGTCCCGCGGCGGGTTCACGGTGCAGCCCTGGTGCGTGCAGATCGCGCTGAAACAGGACACGACTCCCGCGGTCGGCTGCGCGACGATCACGTCCTGCCCGTCCGGCGTTTTGGCGGATTTCGCCTGGCCCACGGGCACTTCCGCCAACGCGATCACCTTCCCGCCCGGGGCGGGAGCGGCGGGAGCGGTGCCGGAACCCGCGCTCCCGCACGCGGTGAGCGTGACAGCGGCGGTGCCCGCGACGGCGGCCGCGGCCGCCCCGGAGGCGAGGACGGAACGGCGCGAATGAAGTTCGGCAGTCATGCCCAGTGCAACGAATTCGGATCCGTTCGGGTTCAGCTGAACCGCCGCCGTCCCCCGTGCGTGTTCTTCCACGTCCGGCATTCACGGCGAAGGAGACAGCATGGCGACCTGGATCCGAGCGCTCGGCGCGGCGGGCCTCGCGGGATCGGCGGCGATCCACTTCTACCTGTACTGGGGCAGCGGTTACGCGGACATTCCGGTGGTCGGGCCGCTTTTCCTGGTGAACGGAATCGCCGGCGTGCTGATCGCGCTCGCCCTGCTCGCGTGGCGGCATTGGCTGCCCGCGTTCCTGACCCTCGGCTTCGGCGGTGTGACGCTGCTCGCGTACGTGCTCTCGGTGACGGTGGGCTTCTACGGCGTGCATGACCAGTTCAACAGCCAATACGAATACTGGGGCGTGATCACCGAAGCCGTGTGCGTGGTCTGCGGCCTGCTCTTGCTGGCGCGCGCGTTCCGGCGCCGGGCGGCTCGGAACTCGTAACGCCGCGGGCTTTCCGGGTGAAGAGCGAGCCGGATCTGGTCGATCTGCCGCACCTGGCCCAGCGTCGCGGCCCGACTCAGCCCGATCCGCCCCGGATCGCCCCGGATCGCCCCGGATCGGATCGGTAAGACCCCACTACCGCGCCGCGAGCCGCACGGCCGGCTCGTTCGGCCGGCCGTGGTCCGGCCGGACTGATCCCGCCGGGCCATTGTCCAGTCGGGCTGATTCCGCCCGTCCGGGTGAACCTGTCGGCGTGTCAGGTGCGAGGGGTCCCCTCGCGCACCATTCGTTTGCCCTGGTCAGAGCGTTGCGGGCACGCTGACGAAATGGTTCTTACAGCAGTGCTCGCAGCCTGCGCGGTGGTGCCCGTGCTGCTGCTGATGGTGCGGAAAGCGGGTGCGCCGGTCCCGGTCCTGGTCACCCTGGCCGGTGCGGCCGCCGCGGCCGCGATCGCCGCGGCGCGGGCCGACGCCGGTGCGCTGCCGGGGTGGTGGTTGCCGGTGCCCTGGCTGGTTTCGGTCGTCGGCGTCCCGCTGGCGCTGGCCGACGTCCGGCACCGCAGGCTGCCGGACGTCCTCACTCTGCCCGCATACCCGGCCGTCGCACTGACCGTCGCGCTCGCCGCCGTCGGCGGAGGGGGCTGGCGACTGGCTGCCGGTGCCGCATTGGGCTGCCTCCTGTTCGGTGGCACGCACCTGGTCGTGCATCGTCTGAGCGGTGGCGGGCTCGGCCCGGGAGACGTCAAGCTGGCCGGTTCCTGCGGTGCCGTCCTGGGCGCGGTGGGCGGCCTCGCACCGGCGACAGCGGCTGTGCTGGCCGCGCTGGTGAGCGCGGTGGCGGCGGGTCCGATGTGGGCGGTTCGGCGAGTCCGGGAGCTGCGCCGGGACCGCCGGGCTCCGCCTTTCGCCCCGGTGAGCCGGGCCGGCCGGCCAGGTTTGCCCGGCCGGTCACTCGCGGTGCCCGGATCGCCGCCTGAACCTGGTCGGGCCGGCTGCCTCGCGCCGGACCGGCCCGGTGCTCCGAAGCCGACGCCTCACCGTCGCCAAGCCGCCGAGCCCAACCCTCGCCGCCCCGGCCGGCCCCGCCCCGGCCCCGCCTCGGCCTGCTCCGGCCCCGCCTCGGCCCGCCCCGAGACCCGCGCCGGTCCGCTGCGCGTCCCCTACGGTCCGGGCCTCGTCCTGGCCACCTGGGCGTGCGCGGTTTTCCCAGCGGCTGGAACGGGCATCGGCTGAGGCCAGGGGCTCCTCCGGGGCGCGGAGCGGGCCGTGACAGGATTGTCCGGTGCTGCGCTGGATCACCGCTGGAGAATCGCACGGACCCGCCCTCGCCGCCGTGCTCGAAGGGCTGCCTGCCGGGGTGGAGGTGACGACCTCGGACCTCTCCGCGCAGCTCGCGCGGCGACGGCTCGGGTTCGGCCGCAGTCCCCGGATGGGCTTCGAGACCGACCGGGTGCAGTTCCTCGGCGGGGTCCGCCACGGGCTCACCCAGGGCGGCCCGATCGCCGTGCAGATCGAGAACGCCGAGTGGCCCAAGTGGGAGAAGGTCATGGCGGCCGATCCGGTCGACGAGGCCGAACTCGCCGGGCTGGCCCGCAACGAGCCGCTGACCCGTCCCCGCCCTGGGCACGCCGATCTGCCCGGCATGCAGAAGTACGGCTTCGACGAGGCCCGTCCCGTCCTGGAGCGCGCCAGCGCCCGCGAGACGGCTTCGCGGACCGCGCTCGGCACTGTCGCGCGGAACTTCCTGCGGCAGCTGCTCGGGGCCGAGGTGCTGAGCCACGTCGTCTCGATCGGCGGGGCGGACGCGCCGGAGGGGCCGCTGCCTCAGCCGGGCGACCTCGCGGCGATCGACGAGAGCCCGGTCCGGTCGTTCTCGGCCGAGGGGACCGAGGCGATGATCGCCGAGGTCGACGCGGTGCGGAAAGCCGGTGACACGGTCGGCGGCGTCATCGAGGTGCTCGTCTACGGACTGCCGCCGGGCCTCGGCTCGCACGTGCACTGGGACCGCAGGCTCGACGCACGCCTGGCCGGCGCGCTGATGGGCGTCCAGGCGATGAAGGGCGTCGAGGTCGGCGACGGCTTCACCACCGCCCGCCGCTGGGGCAGCCAGGCGCACGACGAGATCGACCGGGGGACCGGCCCGGTCGGCGTCACCCGGCGGTCCAACCGCGCGGGCGGGCTCGAGGGCGGCATCACCAACGGCGAGCCGCTGCGGGTGCGGGTCGCGATGAAGCCGATCTCCACCGTGCCCAAGGCGCTGTCCACCGTGGACGTCCGGACCGGCGAGCCCGCGGTGGCGATCCACCAGCGGTCGGACGTGTGCGCGGTCCCGCGCGCCGGCGTCGTGCTGGAGTCGGTGGTCGCGCTGGTCGTCGCGGACGCGGCGCTGGAGAAGTTCGGCGGCGACTCGCTGGCCGAGACCAAGCGCAACGCGGAGGCGTATCTGAAGGCGCTCGAGGAGCGCTGGTGAGCCCGCGCGCGGTCGTCGTCGGCCCGCCCGGATCCGGCAAGAGCACGGTCGGCCCGCTGCTGGCCGCGGCGCTCGGGGTGGCGTTCCGCGACACCGACGACGACATCGTCGCGCGCGCCGGACGGCCCATCTCGGACATCTTCGCCGACGACGGCGAACCGGCCTTCCGCGCGCTCGAAGAGGAAGCGGTCGCGACCGCGCTGGCCGAGCACGACGGAGTCCTGTCCCTCGGCGGCGGCGCTCCGCTCACGCCCGGCACGCGGGCC
This sequence is a window from Amycolatopsis benzoatilytica AK 16/65. Protein-coding genes within it:
- a CDS encoding glucose PTS transporter subunit EIIB — protein: MADDRPEKILAALGGADNVVEIEGCITRLRCELEDVSVVDEAALKAAGAMGVVKMGTAVQVIVGPEADTIASDIEDLM
- a CDS encoding PTS sugar transporter subunit IIA, which gives rise to MSLPILSPVAGEVVAISEVPDLVFAEAMVGPGIAVKPAGGPADAVAPVDGTVVTLHPHAYVVATEDGRAVLVHLGIDTVKEKGEGFTLHVVKGEQVRAGQPIVGWDPDAVAAKGYSPIVPVIGLDASADVLAGLETGRTVAAGDELFTWND
- a CDS encoding Rieske (2Fe-2S) protein, producing the protein MTAELHSRRSVLASGAAAAAVAGTAAVTLTACGSAGSGTAPAAPAPGGKVIALAEVPVGQAKSAKTPDGQDVIVAQPTAGVVSCFSAICTHQGCTVNPPRDGQADCPCHGSVFDALTGAVKHGPASQPLAKVAVKVQNGEVVTA
- a CDS encoding prepilin peptidase translates to MVLTAVLAACAVVPVLLLMVRKAGAPVPVLVTLAGAAAAAAIAAARADAGALPGWWLPVPWLVSVVGVPLALADVRHRRLPDVLTLPAYPAVALTVALAAVGGGGWRLAAGAALGCLLFGGTHLVVHRLSGGGLGPGDVKLAGSCGAVLGAVGGLAPATAAVLAALVSAVAAGPMWAVRRVRELRRDRRAPPFAPVSRAGRPGLPGRSLAVPGSPPEPGRAGCLAPDRPGAPKPTPHRRQAAEPNPRRPGRPRPGPASACSGPASARPETRAGPLRVPYGPGLVLATWACAVFPAAGTGIG
- the aroC gene encoding chorismate synthase, with protein sequence MLRWITAGESHGPALAAVLEGLPAGVEVTTSDLSAQLARRRLGFGRSPRMGFETDRVQFLGGVRHGLTQGGPIAVQIENAEWPKWEKVMAADPVDEAELAGLARNEPLTRPRPGHADLPGMQKYGFDEARPVLERASARETASRTALGTVARNFLRQLLGAEVLSHVVSIGGADAPEGPLPQPGDLAAIDESPVRSFSAEGTEAMIAEVDAVRKAGDTVGGVIEVLVYGLPPGLGSHVHWDRRLDARLAGALMGVQAMKGVEVGDGFTTARRWGSQAHDEIDRGTGPVGVTRRSNRAGGLEGGITNGEPLRVRVAMKPISTVPKALSTVDVRTGEPAVAIHQRSDVCAVPRAGVVLESVVALVVADAALEKFGGDSLAETKRNAEAYLKALEERW
- a CDS encoding shikimate kinase codes for the protein MSPRAVVVGPPGSGKSTVGPLLAAALGVAFRDTDDDIVARAGRPISDIFADDGEPAFRALEEEAVATALAEHDGVLSLGGGAPLTPGTRARLRGHTVVFLNVGLAAGVQRTGMSSARPLLAGINPRATFKALLDQRLPVYREVATVEIETDHQTPEEIVAAAVAALEPDRVHRQ